From the Cucumis sativus cultivar 9930 chromosome 5, Cucumber_9930_V3, whole genome shotgun sequence genome, the window gaaaatgtataattaattaatttcaaaattcagaTTACCCTTTTCTGGATAATATTTGTGCTATATTCATAAATAACTTTGGTCCCAATATCtctagaaataaaaataaggatAAAAGGGCCCAATAAgcccaaatttgaaaactaaaccaacaaaaaaaacaagtcaaaccatttgattttctcttttattgaGTAACCATTTGGTGAACTATTTTATAAACTTCAacctctttttgtttttcatttctaattcTTATTTAGCTACTATGTTTTGTTGATTAGAAAGTTAGAAGTTTACCATTTTATGGTAtatcttaaatatataacaaacacttgaagacaataaaataagttttttaaaaaaagaaagaaaaacacatgactttaaaataaaagggacAACAAGAAAGTTTCTTTGAAATTACGGTTGTTTTTCAAGGAAATGGGTTcttttgaaactaaaatcaataaagttaaattgactataaaaaaaataaaaacaatgaacCTAAGATTCTCAAGGGAAAAGAATCCCCATCATCATATGCCACATTTTTCTTATCACAAACTTGGTATGCCTTTTCTTGTTAATTTTTCAACAATACTTACTTTCTCCCCTAaaccttcttctttctcacAGTGCTCTTCTCGAAAAGCGTATTAATAGGGATAACCtgttttctatatattttatttatttattgtgagTTTCACGTCAACatgcttttaaaaattgaatgagtttagtaatttttttgttgtcgTGGGATTTACCAATGTTAGagatatttttagtataaatgaGAGAAAACCGTAATGAGTTGACTTATTAATAATAAGGAAAAGTGGTCATTAATAACTAACGAATAagttatgaattatatattcaaGCAATTGGTTGTCACCAATCTAGAAAGTAGAAGCAATCGTTGTAGAGTGATACAAGTTATCTCGTGAAAGGTTATATGAAATGAATGTAAGCTAACTCGAACATTCAcgaatataagaaaaagaagtataaaggagagaagaatgaaatgaataaaagaaagagaatgatGAAAGTGTGTTAAAAGATAAGTTTGAAGGAAAGTAGATGGGAGGAAGATAAAGGaattaaacttttagaaataGAGTGTAGAAGGTGGAAAATAAGGAAGTTGGCatatttattcataatttGTCGTCAAACATTTGTCATACTCATCATCACTTCTTTATGTTCTTTTCCCTAAATTTCCAACTTATTTCTTAAGCATATACCCTTTTCaatcatttcaaaaattaCACCATACTTGAAattcaatacattttttacatcaaatttcctctatttatattatatttatactgtctactatttgaaaattcattcatattatttattttgacgATGGTGTGATTCCACACTCGATCCTAACACaattctaattatattatcgTCTTTCAAACAACTAATgcaacatatatatttctcttttcaagttcaaaaaaatataagaacatTTTAGCACAAAAAAGTACCACGTTTATTCTTTATAAACTTATTCAACTacacaataaaaagaataaaaaatatttaagagaaTTTTGATTCCACCCTAACTTTATATctcaatttcttaaatttaaaagaaaaaaccccttttatcaaatatatatgatacaAAAGAGTCCAAACTCTCATTTTATTTCCTTCGTAAATCAAAATGTCTTATCCAAAGCTTATTCTTCCTCCGCCCTTTGTGGTGGAGATCACTGTCATATCAGCCGATGGCCTAAAAAATTCCTCCTCCATCTTCTCTCTCCACCGCCCTTTCCGGCCCTTTCTTACTCTCTCCACCGTGCCCGACGACGGTGGTTTTCTCCCCTCAAATCCCATTTACCACTTTGGCGACCTCTTTCGCATTCCTTTGGATGTTGGTTTTTTCCCCAACAGATGTTTTATTTTCCTCCGCCTCTTCTCAAAGCGGCTTCTTTTTGGCCCGGCTCTCATTGGATGGTGCCGGATGCCGGCCGACGATATCAGCCAGTTGCCGGTGGGTTCGGTCAAACGTCTTAGCTACCGGCTACGGAAGAGAGATGGTTCGAGGAGTCGTGTGATTGTTAATCTCACTCTGAAATTAGTTGAATCGGTGATGGAGCCGTGTGGGACGGTAATTGGCATGCCGGTGGCAGCTGTGAAATTACATGGATCGAGATGATCATAGTTCTTTTAGTTGAACATATAATATCAAAAAACATGCATTTAGATTACAACACATCTGGAATTGATCAGTATTTTTGTGTATTATTTCAAATGACTTTTTAgaatgagaaaatgaaaaagagagagttgTAAGTTTGGAAAGACAGATTGGtttattggaaaagaaaaaaaaggttggaTTGACTTTGCTTCACACGGTGACTTTGATACCTCTCAAGGCTCGAATCAAAGAAACGATATCATGAAtgaaattactttaatttcaCCCCTCGTCATGTTTACGTACTCATGATGAAAAACTGATTCATTTCATGGTGTTTACTTACTCCAAACTGGATCCGatcttaataataaaatgaagatCATTTGATATTGCTTACTTTTAGAGAAAACGAAATCTAAGTATAAACGACCATTTTCATAATAGGTTTCTTTTCTAATCAGTTCAAATTAAATGTGgcaattaaataatatgttataAGAATTGAAACctcttttatcaattttatttgcttaattcaaattttttatatttaataaagaacttaaatttaaattaataatgtatagattttgaaagataaatcatcaattcaaattttaataggggttttttaatatatatatataccttcataaaaaacccacaaaattcaaatttattaccctttgtttttttttataaaattgtaaatattttttcaaatttttttgacgaaattttccaaattttttcaatttaggaAAACatgcttattttttttataaaaaaaacacatgtACGACTATAAAcacattatataataatataatgaaaatatttagcaagttttagatttcatcactaatttacttttgttagttagtgttattgttgataaaatttaaaattttattatatatagaaaatattttatgcaATCTTTACCATTCACGATTATTTAtctgaaattatttgatttgatatataaatggtattattttaatatttttaaaaagatattattgaatatatttctaaattacataattgaagaaaaaaccaattaaaaaatcaaatacacaagagagaaaataattgCATAAAAACAagaaccctaatttgattatcGTTCTCCTTATGATTACgtagatatttataaataacaaaaacgtAACTATTTAGTCCATactttatgtatatatatattacaccAATTGAGCAATTACGTTTACatgcaaatataataatcatatttGCTTTTAGCAAGTATATCACTTTGATTATACTATTGGACGAAACATTGTTTATCTCTAAAACGTATAACCCTCATCTTCTTGttgctacaaaaaaaaaaaaaaaaaaaaaaaaaactattgcaCATGAGCCCAAAATCATCGTAAAGAATTCTCTTAACAATTATAAAGATTCGAACATTAACCACGCAATTCATAAGACATTGTATAACTTTTCTAGTCTAGTGTAATTTTCAAGAAAGCTTTAGTCAACTCTATTCTAAATCTTGGtttcatcaaatttaatttatgaatttattaattaaagagaagacaattttaatatcacattATCATGCTTCtcattaatttcttcattttctttaagttgacaaattcaaattcaaatatacaccaaaataaacaaagcCAAGTactttaagttttctttttctaaaaaaaataaaatacataaatgaataaatgatTTTAGTTATAACTAGATTTAGAAAAGcaatcataattagaaagagatttatatttataatttaaattattaattgttcacaaattaaaaccataaatatatcaaaattgaaaactaaaaggaaatgatcaaatgtaatattaatttttggaGTGAAGGATACTATATGCCACCTTTGTTTTAAAGATTCTATGCCATTTCGTACGTATCTAAtgttataaatgaaataataattgtgtTGTACAACAAGAAAAAACGAATGTATAGTAGAAAAAGGAAGtgcatttataaattataagttatagGTGAGAgtataattcaattaatataagagttgaatttgattttgaaaacggaaaagtttaaatatataaatggaaGCTGTTTTTGGAATGTAGGgttgaataaataattaaaattggtgGGGTTGGGGCGGAGAGCGGTAGAGGGAGAGGAAAAAACCGGCAAATGGCGGAGCCATGAGGAGAGGCCCAGCTGAGAAGCGCCAGGTGGACACGGCTTTGTCTTTGGCATTGGATTAGCCACAACCAAACCTTACGCGTTATGTCCGCGTCTTTTACCAacttccccccccccccaccctttttattttctattctcTCTCAATTACCATACTACCCCCCTTTATATATATCgatttacaattttctttcaaacaattattttttatataattatgagGATGATGTCATGTAAATAATACTATTAAGAGactaattaaacaaacaaccactatttcatctcaaataatcaaaatactATTGAATTCCTACTTGCATATATCACtattttatctcaaataatctttttcatggttatggattttaaattttacttttattatttaaaatcttgaataataatcaaatttccCTCTTGCAATAGAAACAgctaataaaacaaaacactcTATTTGGGATAAAGAGATTGATGAAGGGAAGAAACTTGCTCTCCTGCACCATGAATGAACATGACCTCATCAACTAAGGAGATTATTATAAGACTTATTTACATATATCGAGTAAATTAACCACTTTAAcacaatcaaattcaactacaacatgataaatatttaagaaaataagtcTGTAAAAGTCCATTGCTCTCTTAAAAACTCTTGAATGCATTGCATTTAAGAACAAATGTATAACTAGTCAAACAAACATATCTCAAATAATAGTATTGAAAAACACTTATATTCTAGATATGTAGCAACCTAGTTAGAATTGTTCCAAACAACATCAActttcatgtatatatattcacgATTAACACAATTCCCAAAAAAATCGGGTACCTATGATATgatacatttttgtttagtgTCCacacataataataaatgatcttccttttaaaatatgtggtctctttttttcatcatttttgtaggttattatttttgttaccGAATATTTGGTAAATGATATTTGAGAATTATTTTCCCAATTTGGATAGCTTAACCCCTCACATCTCCATCATTGAATATAATGAAAACAATATAGAGTTctaagaatgaaaattaagctatttctttttagataATTTCAAAcgtattcaaaatttaaaattataaaacttgttttaaataaataagtaaaatgatatatatagatttcgTTGTATGGAAAATAATCAAAAGCAGAATATTTGTTCAAAAACGTGTTGTGTCCAAAATCAATTGCAACTTTCCAGAAGAAattccctttctttctccGATCCTTCGGTTTCAACAGAGGGGTATACTCGTCATTTCTTCTTCCGccattgttttaatataagtAATTTTTCAGAGCTTCCTCGCATTCCACCTCTACCTGAACCACCGACTGTTACATATATAGAGAAACTGcgaactaaaatcaaaattcccAATCTTTTCTTCAAAGTAAAAGTACCTATTAGAAAAACCCCCTTCAATTCCCTCTTCCATCATTGAGAAACCAAAGCTTGAAGCTTCTATAGAGAAACAGAGTGGAACTATGTCCAATCAAGATCTTGAGCGAGGAGCCGCTAAGAATCCACCCAATACTAACCCAAATGCTAACTATTCAACTTCTCCTTACTACCTAGAAACCTCTGAGAAGCAATGGACTCCTTGGTTGGTTCCTATGTTTGTTGTGGCTAATATTGCTATGTTCATTGTGGTCATGTATGTCAATAATTGCCCTGATTCTAATCTGGGTTTTGGAGATAAGTGTGTGGCTAGTTTTCTTGGACGATTTTCGTTTCAGCCTATCAGGGAGAACCCCCTCTTGGGGCCTTCTTCAAATACGTATGTCTCTTCTTTTGctctgtttttctctttatttcaattactgttttgtattttgtgttttgtgtGTTGCTTTGAGTGTGCTTCTCTATGGGTTTCATTCTGTATGCTTCAGAATTTTCAATACGTGAATTTTTTATGGAGAGTGTTTCTTCAATCTCCATGGGTTTGATCCTGCTCTGTTTCATCATAGTTTTGTGTTTGGATTTGAGAGCGATTCTCTGTGGTTTGATTCTTTATACTccaaatttaagatttttgtctttccttttaatCAGTGGTCTAGAATTAGTGATTATCTAGAACATAAGACATGAATTTCTGGATTTAAGAGTCTTTCATCAATCTCCATCGGTTTGATTGATTCTgcctgttttttttttttctttagtccATCTTAACTTTGCGtttggttttttaatttagagtaTTTCTATATGGGTTTGATTCTATATGCTCCATGGTTTTCGAGTTTTGTTTTGCCCGTGTGGTATGAAATTTAGTGATATCTCGAACATAAGACATATGCATGAACttaatttcttaatctttCTCCCCTTTgcatattgttttaatttgtagaTCCATAGGAATTGATGCTAATTGTTATATTACTATCTCAAACAAATACTCAAAACGTCTTTCGATTTGAATATGACAAATTCTATGGATTGGATCCTATACCCTTCAATTGAACTCGTTTGCCTAAAGAAACTTTTTTACTCTGCAGATTGGTGAAATTGGGAGCTCTTAAGTGGAACAAGGTTGTTCATGAGCATCAAGGATGGAGACTTTTGTCTTGTATCTGGTTGCACGCTGGAATCATTCATCTTCTTGCCAATATGTTGAGTTTGGTTCTGATTGGAATCCGCCTCGAGCAACAATTTGGATTTGGTATGCCACTtgtaaattttctaaacattgTTGGACTTTGTATCATGTTCTGTATTGTCTCAGTGAATTGTCGTAGAACTGGATGTAGCTTTTCAGTTACCTCCAAACGAGAACTGCTTTTTTAAGGGAATtccaaaaatctaaaattgaatACATGCCGAAATTTAATACCCACAGGCCACAAAGTCGGGACATGAGTTACAATTTCTttgttataaacatttatatggTCAAATAAGGTGGATTTTGTAACTCACctaatgataaaaagaaaatatggtCTCAATAATGGCTGATAGGTCAAGAGTTCAATCTATGTTGGTTACCTACTCAAGAATTAGTTTTTTACGAGTTTCTAAACACCAAAATGTAGTATCAGGTAgtgagattagtcgaggtgCGCATAAGTTGACCCGGTATATTACGGATATAATTAGGAAATAAATAAGGTCGACATTTGGGTGCACCTTTTCTGATTATATAGGAATCTAGGATATTTGCTGGCAGAGTTTGGATTTTTCCATCTTCGTTTAAGtcttatattcatttttacaGTGCGTATCGGGATGATATACCTTGTGGCTGGAGTTGGTGGGAGTGTGatgtcttctcttttcattcaaaacaatatttcTGTTGGTGCTTCTGGTGCCCTCTTTGGACTTCTTGGAGCTATGCTATCCGAGCTTTTGACAAACTGGACGATT encodes:
- the LOC101203649 gene encoding RHOMBOID-like protein 2, producing the protein MSNQDLERGAAKNPPNTNPNANYSTSPYYLETSEKQWTPWLVPMFVVANIAMFIVVMYVNNCPDSNLGFGDKCVASFLGRFSFQPIRENPLLGPSSNTLVKLGALKWNKVVHEHQGWRLLSCIWLHAGIIHLLANMLSLVLIGIRLEQQFGFVRIGMIYLVAGVGGSVMSSLFIQNNISVGASGALFGLLGAMLSELLTNWTIYTNKVAALFTLIVIVVINLAVGILPHVDNFAHIGGFLTGFLLGFVLLVRPQFKWTERHHLPPGARRVPKYKTYQYILWLAAAILLVAGFTLGLVMLFRGENGNKHCSWCHYLSCVPTSRWDCAN